The genome window GGTTCGGAAGAAGCGGTTAAATTCAGGAAGGAAAGCTGAGAATCGCTTACTCAGTAAGTAAGTCGCTCAGGACTTACATGCTGTAAGGAGGGGCTGAACTGATGTTTCCTGGAAATAAAATCAGGAATGGCGGAACAGCCTTCCCATCTGGCTTCCCTCCGGCAGATATGCCCATTTTATAGGTGGGCGCCCACTTTTGCAGCATGTACCTGAAGAAGCTTGGGATATGGCTAAAAATAACTTCCCGAATCTGATGTATCCAGGTTTTCCGGCGGATGCGCTGCGCTTTTCCACCCTTCGTAGGGCGGGAAAGCGCAGCGCATCCGTTCCGGCATAGCCGGGGACAGGAAGTAATTGTTGACCGAACCGTTCATGGCGCAAGCATCGCCCTTATCATGCAAACGCTTGCACCGCGTCCGGCGGGGGAGGGGATTAGGTGTTCGCTACGCGATTTGCATGGTACCCCTTATTGCTTCAGGTATAGACGATGCAATCCTCTCCCACCGGACACCCCTCCAGACATTGAGGCAGCTCGGCTATGCCGTCGCATTCGGTGCAGGCGGCGGCATTGATGCTGTAGTAGCCGCGTTTTTCGACGATGGCGTCGCTGGGGCAGAGGGCGGCGCATTCTCCGCATGCGGTGCATTCGGAGGCAATGATTCTCATGGGCATTTCAAGCTCTCCCGTTTTGTTTTTTGCGCTCAGGCCTCTTGTTCGACCGGAATATATCCCATCGCCCGCCTCATCCATAGCGGAGGGCGGGCGATCATGCGCTGGACATATTCGATGACTTCCGGGATTTCACGGCTGTTTTCCATTTTTACCGGAAAGACATCGAGATTCTTCACGCTGACCGCGTGCAGGTCGCTCAAGCCCTTGCTGAACAGGATCGCGCAGCCCTTGACGGCTTCGACGCGCTCGTTCATGTGTTCCTGGCTCACTCCGCCGCCGGGGTCGCCCATGGAACAGCCCTTGCCGCCGCCGGGACCTTTCTTACCGGCGCCGACGGTTTTGGCGCCGGGTTTGAATTGAACGCAGTCGAGAAATTCGGATGAATCCACACTGACGTCGTAGATCACCAACTGGCGCGCGCTGGCGAAATTGGCGTCGACCTGCAGCAGGTCGTTGGTGGCGATGGCGATTTTCAGATGTCCTGATTCGGGCATGATAGAGCTCCTGACAATTTAAGGATATGGTCAAAAATAACTTTCCCGTTTGTGGCGAGCATGTTGAACCATGAACGGCCCTTCGACAGGCTCAGGGCGAACGGGGTGCAATTCGGGAAGTTATTTTTCGCCATGTCCTGAGGGATGTTTGATGGGGTAGTTCCGGGTGTCGGCCTCAACTCATCGGTAGACCGACAACCACGGTTTCGCGCCCGAAGCGCTGACGAAAGCGATCCGGAAGCAGCAGGCCGCCGGCAGTACGTGCACGCCAGCGCGGCAACGAGTCCAGCGGCAGGCTCTCACGGCGCAAAGCTTCGACCGGGATGATATGCAGGCTATCCTCGAAGATCAGATAAAAGTCGATCGGGTAGCGCGCCGGATCGGAGTGGAAGCCGCCGATCTCGATGGCCAGATTGTTTTCCGCGACCCGATAACGCGGATGGTCGCTGTCGAAACGGAAATGGCGATTCATCGGCATCGCCTGTCTGAATTGGTAAAGGATGCGATCCTCGTCGCTGAAGCGTTTGACTTCGCCGACGATATCGAAGTAATACTGGGTCAGCATCGCCTCGACATAACTTTCGCTGTAGGGTTGATTAAAAGAGTCCAGATAGTAGAAGACGAAGGACTCAAGCAATTCCAGCCCCACGGGAGTAAGAACCAGCGCCAGAGCGCAACGCCGGTAAGTGCAGCTGATGTGGAGCAGGCCGTCGTCCAGTTCCATATGGCCTTCGGGAAACACGCCGGCGATGTGATGGATACGCAACAGCCGGTAAACTTCGGCTACCAGTTTCTCGGTCACGGTGCCGCGCGGCAACGCAAGGTATCTCTGCCAGCTGAGCTGATCCTCCAGCGACGGGTCTCGTGAAATCAGCTGCGTTTCCAGCAACATGAACGCCGCTTCCGTGGACAACGCGTTTCCCGGCCATATTCGCTGTAAGGGTTCGTCGGCGAAGGCCAGCTTTTTCTTTTTGCTGTAAAGTTCGATCTGCCGGTATTCGGGCAGGTGGTGGCGCTGCCCGAAGCGGGTCGAATAGCCGGCCACTATTTCGTCGAGAAAATTCATTCTCGTCCCTCTATTGCATGTACGGGAGGGTAAGCTCCCGGTGCTGATAAATTAAGCGGGCATACCGGCAGCGCGTGCCGGTATGCCGTAGCATAGGTGGGTAATAAGCGCATACCCATCAGGATCTTTTAGCGATTTACCAGGTATTCAATATCCATTCCCGGTCTTTGGTGTATTCCATATGCGCGAACATCGCATTGGCGATCATCTCCGCCAATTCCATGGCGCCCTTGTAGCCGATGGTGGGCTTCCGGTACAGGCCGGCCCTGTCAAAGGTAGGGAAACCTACGCGAACCATTGGAATATTGGCATCGATCGCGATGTAGCGCCCCTTGGAATGGCCCATGATCAGGTCGAGTTTGACTTCGCCCTTGGTGATCTTCTTTTCCAGGTCCCACAGGTCGGCGTTGTGAATGATCTCCATGTCGAAATGGGCGGTGTTCTTCAGTTCGGTGATGCGAGGATCTTTTTTATACTTGCTGCCCTGGTCGTCGCCGATCAGCAACAGCACCGGTTCCAGCTCCACTTCCAGGCAGAACTGAGCCAGTCCCAACACCAGGTCGGGATGACCGAAAATCGCGACCTTCTTGTTGGCGAAGAACATATGGGCGAGATCGGCCAGCGCATCCAGCGCGATACCGCGCTCCTTGACCAGCGATGCGGGAATATCCTTGCCGGAAATCTCGCTGATTTTGCGCAGCATGTCGTCGGTGTTCTTGATGCCGTAAGGGGTGTTCACCAGGTGATAGGGGACTTCGAATTCCTTTTGCAGGAATTCGCCGGTGGTTGCGCCTTCATAACGGGCCAGACACAGGCTCGCGGTGGCGTTGGCGCTGTCGCGAAGTTCTTCCACCGTGGTGCGTCCGTGTGTGGTGATGGTCTTGTCCGGCATCATCGGCGAATCGAATTCCTCGGTATCCATGAACAGCGTCGCGTCCGCGCCCATTTCCTTCAGATAGTACTTCAGCAGCGTGATGTCTCCCGGATTGACCCAGCCTGGAAACAGGTTGAACTTGCCGGTCGGCTCGCCCTTTTGAGCGATGGTTTTCACCATCGATTTCACGCATTCGGCATAGCCGGTGACGTGGCTGCCTTTGAAACTGGGGGTGTGCACCGGCGCCAGATGAACGGTGCGGTCCGGAAATTCGGCCTTCAGCGCGCGGGTGCAGTTCTTGATGGTGCCTTCGATGTCGTCGCCGATCACTTCTGTGGAACAGGTGGTGATGATCGGAATTACGCGCAGGTTGGGATAGCGCTTGGCCAGTACCATCACGCCTTCCTCCACGCGCTTGACGCCGCCGAACACGGCTGATTCCTCGTGCAGGGAGGTGGAAGCGATGTCGAAGTTTTCCTTGAAATGCTGGGCGAACAACAGACGGACGAACATGGTGCAGCCTTGCCCGCCATGTACCAGCGGTATGCAGTCCTTGACGCCGATGCCGGCATATTGCGCCCCGGCGGGTTGGCAATCGTACATCGGGTTGATGATGCCGCCCCGGTTTTTCGGGACCAGTTTTACTTCGGCCGGTTTGTGTTCGACCGCTTCACATTCGCATGTGCTCATGAGTTTCTCCTTTGCGGAACGGACGGAATGGCCCGCCCGCTGTACGCTTGATTAATACAAGTGATGGCTGAGTTCCCGGTTGGTGGAACGGGTTATGGCGGTATCTATCAGCCGCGCCTTCAGGCCGTCGAGCAGCACGCGGCTCTCGATTTCGTCTATGCCTCTGAGCCATGGGTAACGCTCCTTCAAGTCGCTGACCATGATTTTCGCATCGGCGTAGTGGAGCTTTTTCATTGGCGTGTCCCGTTCCGGTTCATTGTCGGCGAGCAGGGCAGCTACCTGGTTGAGTACGCCGTCGATGTTTTCCTGGCGGTCCCAGGTGCGCGAGAAAAACTGCCATAAACAGCGTTCCTGCACATAGCCGAACAGATCTTCGATTTTGTCTTCCAGTATCATGCCGCCTCCCGCCGGATCGTCGGCGTTTCCAGTGACTTGTTGCGGATATCGACGCCGGCCAGATGGCGCAATGGGTTATAGACCGCGTTATAGGTATCGCGAGCCAGATTGACGAAACCTTCGAATCCCATATAGGGGCCGTTGTGGTAGCCGTGCCCGTTGACGTAGGGTATGTGCAGCTTCTTTACCAGTTCGCCGACGCGGGGGCCGGTGAAAATGACGTCCGGCTTGACCAGCTCGATGATCTCGAAGAATTCCAGTTCATTGCCGTCGTCGATGTAGTACGTGCCTTCGCGTCCGCGAGCGATAACCTTCTCGAAATCCTCCTCGTGGCCGAACTTGGAAGACATCGCCACCACCTGGATGCCGAGGTCGTCTTCGACGGATTTGGTCCAGTGCCACAGGCGCGGGCCACCGGTCCAGATCGCCATCCTGGTTCCCGACAGGCGTTCCTTGTACCAATCCAGTTTTGATTTCCATTTGGCGTACTCTTCGGCGATCAGCTCTTCGCCTTTTTCTTCTATGCCGAAGAACGCGCAGATTTTACGTATGCCTTCGGCCATGTAGCTGAAACCCCAGGAGTCGATGTCCAGACGTGGTATGCCATAGCGCTTCTTGAGTTCGTTGGCGATATAGCCGGACGAGCGCGCGCAGTTCACCACGTTCAGTTGCGCGCGGTGCATGCCGCGCAGCGCATCGTAGGTGCCGTTGCCGGTAAAGTGCGCAATGACCTGGATGCCGAGCCGGTCCCAATAGGTTTGCAGCAGCTGGGTATCGCCCTGAATGTTAAAGTCGCCGATGAAATTCATCGTGTAATCGCTGGTGATCTCCGGTTCCAGCGTCGCTACTTTTTCGTTGATCCAGCCGATGTTGAGTACATGGTGTCCCTTGGACTGCGAGACGCCGGAGAAGCCGGGGCATTCCACGGTGAAAACATCGACGTCGGGCCTATCTTTCATCACCTTTTTTGCCACCGCCTTGATATCGTCGCCGATCAGCGCAGTAGGGCAGGTGGTGTAGACGATCATGCGTTTGATGTCCGGCATTTCGTCGAAGGCTTCGTTCATACTCTGTTCCAGACGCTTTTCGCCGCCGAATACGACGTGGCTTTCCTTCATATCGGTGGACCAGACGTATTTCATGTTGAAGTGGCCGTTATCGGTCGGGTAGCGCTTGGTGTGCCAGGTGTCGTAAGCGCAGCCCAGCGGGCCGTGTATCATTTGTATGGTGTCCTTGAGCACGCCGCCG of Candidatus Methylospira mobilis contains these proteins:
- a CDS encoding nitrogen fixation protein encodes the protein MPESGHLKIAIATNDLLQVDANFASARQLVIYDVSVDSSEFLDCVQFKPGAKTVGAGKKGPGGGKGCSMGDPGGGVSQEHMNERVEAVKGCAILFSKGLSDLHAVSVKNLDVFPVKMENSREIPEVIEYVQRMIARPPLWMRRAMGYIPVEQEA
- the vnfD gene encoding nitrogenase vanadium-iron protein, alpha chain, with protein sequence MPMVLLTCDKDIPERQKHIYLKAPNEDTREYLPVANAATIPGTLSERGCAFCGAKLVIGGVLKDTIQMIHGPLGCAYDTWHTKRYPTDNGHFNMKYVWSTDMKESHVVFGGEKRLEQSMNEAFDEMPDIKRMIVYTTCPTALIGDDIKAVAKKVMKDRPDVDVFTVECPGFSGVSQSKGHHVLNIGWINEKVATLEPEITSDYTMNFIGDFNIQGDTQLLQTYWDRLGIQVIAHFTGNGTYDALRGMHRAQLNVVNCARSSGYIANELKKRYGIPRLDIDSWGFSYMAEGIRKICAFFGIEEKGEELIAEEYAKWKSKLDWYKERLSGTRMAIWTGGPRLWHWTKSVEDDLGIQVVAMSSKFGHEEDFEKVIARGREGTYYIDDGNELEFFEIIELVKPDVIFTGPRVGELVKKLHIPYVNGHGYHNGPYMGFEGFVNLARDTYNAVYNPLRHLAGVDIRNKSLETPTIRREAA
- the vnfK gene encoding V-containing nitrogenase subunit beta — protein: MSTCECEAVEHKPAEVKLVPKNRGGIINPMYDCQPAGAQYAGIGVKDCIPLVHGGQGCTMFVRLLFAQHFKENFDIASTSLHEESAVFGGVKRVEEGVMVLAKRYPNLRVIPIITTCSTEVIGDDIEGTIKNCTRALKAEFPDRTVHLAPVHTPSFKGSHVTGYAECVKSMVKTIAQKGEPTGKFNLFPGWVNPGDITLLKYYLKEMGADATLFMDTEEFDSPMMPDKTITTHGRTTVEELRDSANATASLCLARYEGATTGEFLQKEFEVPYHLVNTPYGIKNTDDMLRKISEISGKDIPASLVKERGIALDALADLAHMFFANKKVAIFGHPDLVLGLAQFCLEVELEPVLLLIGDDQGSKYKKDPRITELKNTAHFDMEIIHNADLWDLEKKITKGEVKLDLIMGHSKGRYIAIDANIPMVRVGFPTFDRAGLYRKPTIGYKGAMELAEMIANAMFAHMEYTKDREWILNTW
- the vnfG gene encoding V-containing nitrogenase subunit delta; its protein translation is MILEDKIEDLFGYVQERCLWQFFSRTWDRQENIDGVLNQVAALLADNEPERDTPMKKLHYADAKIMVSDLKERYPWLRGIDEIESRVLLDGLKARLIDTAITRSTNRELSHHLY
- a CDS encoding 4Fe-4S binding protein; translation: MPMRIIASECTACGECAALCPSDAIVEKRGYYSINAAACTECDGIAELPQCLEGCPVGEDCIVYT